The following coding sequences are from one Streptomyces dengpaensis window:
- a CDS encoding LCP family protein, which yields MDAQGRGRADDIDPADQWVLNPNTGEYELRPPPSAPQSGVPRPRRGTPPGGRARTAPGRDRETPGRSREAPGTDVPGPRRRRTGPPEPVPGRRRGRTKPQKSKAKKILLWTGGTMAFVLVGVSAAAYAYLKHLEGNVNTTDIGSAGKSSFSKDDAFNILIIGTDKRTGAGNEGYGDSGSVGHADTTLLLHVAKDRTNATVMSIPRDLIVDIPDCETVQSDGSKEIVPGTQGVRFNTSLGQGGRDPGCTMRTVEENTGIEPDHFMMADFNAVKTLTTAVEGVPVCLAKDVDDPDSHLKLSEGEHTLQGEQALAFLRTRHSFGNQGDLDRIKVQQQFLGSLMRKMSSGDTLTSPTKLVNLAEAATKALTVDTGIGKVSTLKDVALELKKVPTKNISFTTVPVDDNPAETVKATVVVRPGAGQELFDAIINDVSLTAVKEKEKKAKDKEKAAEDARLKGSRSAASDIRVNIYNGGAEAGSAQETLNWLQNDEGVLKSSQLGNADETLSRTTLEYSPDQADQARKLADLMGLSGSALKPGESELNSQGLPAIVLTLGKDFKGAGVSMTAPTKAPEVEKSTADKTVCAS from the coding sequence GTGGACGCGCAAGGCCGTGGGCGGGCGGACGACATCGACCCCGCAGACCAGTGGGTACTCAACCCGAACACCGGCGAATACGAACTGCGACCGCCCCCTTCCGCACCGCAGTCGGGGGTCCCGAGGCCGCGGAGAGGCACTCCCCCGGGAGGGCGTGCCCGCACCGCCCCGGGCAGGGATCGCGAGACGCCGGGCCGGAGCCGCGAAGCTCCCGGCACCGATGTGCCGGGCCCGCGCCGACGGCGTACGGGCCCCCCGGAGCCGGTTCCGGGGCGGCGCCGCGGGCGCACCAAGCCGCAGAAGTCGAAGGCGAAGAAGATCCTGCTGTGGACCGGCGGCACCATGGCCTTCGTACTGGTGGGCGTCTCGGCCGCCGCGTACGCCTACCTCAAGCACCTTGAGGGCAACGTCAACACGACGGACATCGGCAGCGCGGGCAAGAGCAGCTTCAGCAAGGACGACGCCTTCAACATCCTGATCATCGGTACGGACAAGCGCACCGGCGCGGGCAACGAGGGCTACGGCGACTCGGGCAGCGTCGGGCACGCCGATACCACCCTCCTGCTGCACGTCGCCAAGGACCGTACGAACGCGACCGTGATGAGCATTCCGCGCGACCTCATCGTCGATATCCCGGACTGCGAGACGGTCCAGTCGGACGGCAGCAAGGAGATCGTCCCGGGCACGCAGGGCGTCCGCTTCAACACGAGCCTCGGTCAGGGCGGCCGGGACCCGGGCTGCACGATGCGTACGGTCGAGGAGAACACCGGCATCGAGCCGGACCACTTCATGATGGCCGACTTCAACGCGGTCAAGACGCTGACCACCGCGGTGGAGGGCGTCCCCGTGTGCCTCGCCAAGGACGTCGACGACCCGGACTCGCACCTCAAGCTGTCCGAGGGTGAGCACACACTCCAGGGTGAGCAGGCGCTCGCCTTCCTGCGCACCCGGCACAGCTTCGGCAACCAGGGCGACCTGGACCGCATCAAGGTGCAGCAGCAGTTCCTGGGCTCGCTCATGCGCAAGATGAGCTCCGGCGACACCCTCACCAGCCCCACCAAGCTGGTGAACCTGGCCGAGGCCGCCACCAAGGCGCTCACCGTGGACACCGGCATAGGAAAGGTCAGCACGCTCAAGGACGTGGCCCTGGAGCTGAAGAAGGTGCCGACCAAGAACATCTCCTTCACCACCGTGCCGGTGGACGACAACCCCGCCGAGACGGTCAAGGCGACGGTCGTCGTCAGGCCGGGTGCGGGACAAGAGCTCTTCGACGCCATCATCAACGACGTCTCCTTGACCGCGGTGAAGGAGAAGGAGAAGAAGGCGAAGGACAAGGAGAAGGCCGCGGAGGACGCCCGCCTCAAGGGCTCCCGCTCCGCCGCGTCCGACATCCGGGTCAACATCTACAACGGCGGCGCCGAGGCCGGCAGCGCACAGGAAACTCTTAACTGGCTGCAGAATGATGAGGGCGTGCTCAAGTCCAGCCAGCTCGGAAACGCTGACGAAACACTGAGTAGGACAACCCTGGAGTACTCTCCCGACCAGGCCGATCAGGCACGCAAACTGGCGGATCTCATGGGGCTGTCCGGTTCCGCGTTGAAGCCGGGCGAGAGCGAGCTGAACTCACAGGGTCTGCCCGCGATCGTGCTGACCCTGGGCAAGGACTTCAAGGGGGCCGGGGTGTCGATGACCGCGCCGACGAAGGCGCCGGAGGTCGAGAAGTCCACGGCCGACAAGACAGTGTGCGCCAGCTGA
- a CDS encoding LCP family protein, translating into MSDTVRTPPGRPEGPGLGASPTGAGRLRRRRRWLRCTAIGVAVVVLGAVGAGWVAYEILNANITSDDDAAAELARFEKERPTSLVRDAQNILLIGSDSRSGEGNKKYGKDPGTERSDTMILLHLAANRHSATAVSIPRDLMVDVPSCRRPDGTRTQPMFAMVNYAFEIGGSACTIRTVEKLTNIRVDHHMVVDFRGFTDMVDAVDGVEVCLKEPIDDKEAKLKLPAGKVVLDGEQALGYVRARKSIGDGSDTDRMDRQQRFLAALVNEVRGNDVLLNPAKLYPVLDAATSALTADPGLASLRGLYDLVRGMRNIPTERVQFLTVPRTSYVNNPNRDQLVEPDATQLFERLRADLPVAVSKDLPEDSAAKSGNSTSSRTADSAPDSAPDPSPDPSYDHEEESRDDGKSKAKQPRGSAGTPEPAPTFRGNTAAGDACG; encoded by the coding sequence GTGTCCGACACCGTGCGCACGCCCCCCGGACGGCCGGAGGGGCCGGGACTGGGAGCGTCGCCCACCGGGGCCGGTCGTCTGCGTCGGCGCCGGCGCTGGCTGCGCTGTACGGCGATCGGTGTCGCCGTCGTGGTGCTCGGCGCCGTGGGGGCCGGCTGGGTGGCGTACGAGATCCTGAACGCGAACATCACGTCGGACGACGACGCCGCCGCCGAGCTCGCCCGGTTCGAGAAGGAACGGCCCACGTCGCTGGTGCGGGACGCGCAGAACATCCTGCTGATCGGGTCGGACTCGCGTTCCGGGGAGGGCAACAAGAAGTACGGGAAGGACCCCGGAACCGAGCGGTCCGACACCATGATCCTGCTGCACCTGGCCGCGAACCGGCACAGCGCGACCGCCGTGTCCATCCCCCGCGACCTGATGGTGGACGTGCCGAGCTGCCGGCGGCCGGACGGGACGCGCACCCAGCCGATGTTCGCGATGGTCAACTACGCCTTCGAGATAGGCGGTTCGGCCTGCACGATCCGGACCGTCGAGAAGCTCACGAACATCCGCGTCGACCACCACATGGTCGTCGACTTCCGCGGCTTCACGGACATGGTCGATGCCGTGGACGGCGTCGAGGTCTGCCTGAAGGAACCCATCGACGACAAGGAAGCCAAGCTGAAGCTGCCCGCGGGCAAGGTCGTGCTCGACGGAGAGCAGGCGCTCGGCTACGTACGCGCCCGCAAGAGCATCGGCGACGGCAGCGACACCGACCGGATGGACCGTCAGCAGCGATTCCTCGCCGCGCTCGTCAACGAGGTGCGCGGCAATGACGTTCTGCTCAATCCGGCGAAGCTCTATCCCGTGCTCGACGCGGCCACCTCGGCGCTCACCGCGGATCCGGGGCTCGCGAGCCTGCGCGGCCTTTATGACCTGGTGCGCGGAATGCGCAACATCCCGACGGAACGTGTGCAGTTCCTGACGGTGCCCCGGACGTCGTACGTCAACAATCCCAATCGTGACCAGCTCGTGGAGCCCGACGCGACACAGCTTTTCGAACGGCTGCGTGCGGACCTGCCGGTGGCGGTCTCGAAGGACCTTCCAGAGGATTCCGCCGCAAAAAGCGGTAATTCGACATCCAGCCGTACGGCCGACTCCGCACCCGACTCCGCACCCGACCCCTCGCCAGACCCCTCGTACGACCACGAAGAGGAGTCGCGCGACGACGGAAAGTCGAAGGCCAAGCAGCCACGCGGAAGCGCCGGAACCCCGGAACCCGCGCCGACTTTCCGCGGGAACACGGCGGCCGGGGACGCCTGCGGGTAA
- a CDS encoding TIGR03089 family protein, whose protein sequence is MNATDRTPADLLRSALAADPARPLVTFYDDATGERVELSVATFANWVAKTANLLQGEWSAEPGGRVALLLPAHWQTAVWLLACSSVGVIADVGGDPAAADHVVAGPGRFDDGLACPGERIALSLAPLGRRFPAPPAGYADYAVEVPTQGDRFVPYAPVDPEEPALIVAGAEYTSAEVVERARADAPELGLTGPGSRILSALPYDTWEGLSAGLYAALSTGGSVVLCRHLEQLGEDSLAQRIESERVTATAH, encoded by the coding sequence GTGAATGCCACCGATCGCACCCCTGCCGACCTGCTGCGATCCGCGCTCGCCGCGGACCCCGCGCGCCCTCTGGTGACCTTCTACGACGACGCCACCGGCGAACGCGTCGAATTGTCCGTGGCCACGTTCGCCAATTGGGTGGCCAAGACGGCCAACCTGCTCCAGGGCGAGTGGTCCGCAGAGCCCGGCGGACGGGTGGCGCTGCTGCTGCCCGCGCACTGGCAGACGGCGGTATGGCTGCTCGCGTGTTCCTCGGTGGGTGTCATCGCGGATGTCGGCGGCGATCCGGCCGCGGCGGACCATGTCGTCGCCGGGCCGGGCCGGTTCGACGACGGGCTCGCCTGTCCGGGCGAACGCATCGCCCTCTCGCTCGCACCGCTGGGGCGCCGCTTCCCGGCCCCGCCCGCCGGGTACGCCGACTACGCCGTCGAGGTGCCGACCCAGGGCGACCGCTTCGTGCCGTACGCGCCCGTGGACCCGGAGGAGCCCGCGCTGATCGTCGCCGGGGCCGAGTACACGAGCGCGGAGGTCGTCGAGCGGGCCCGGGCGGACGCGCCCGAGCTGGGCCTGACCGGGCCCGGGTCCCGCATCCTGTCGGCGCTTCCGTACGACACGTGGGAGGGCCTGAGCGCCGGTCTGTACGCGGCGCTCTCCACCGGCGGGTCCGTGGTGCTGTGCCGCCATCTGGAGCAGCTCGGTGAGGACTCGCTCGCCCAGCGGATCGAGAGCGAGCGGGTGACCGCGACGGCTCACTAG
- a CDS encoding peptidoglycan recognition protein, whose product MHGFLVSSAGVTCAAALALPLALPTPARAGPAAVTSEPAVPGSTQSLPLVPLAGHRALGSAAPEQGLTRSDVRPFSLVGVVWDDPGRELHGRVQVRTRAVGTGRWSGWQDVDTHNHEHAADPDTPEAASGRVRGSTAPLWVGNSNGVEVRVLADGADGAGRATAPGDSPLPRGLHLELVDPGADPSDAGVPDDSPEAGAAEGGAPAGPGPRADEPGDGALSSASIGARLPAGAAALSTASAAVASAASAAASAANAALAPLGATEIPALSERETAREVFAVSGSEQQAKPYIGPRPRIITRKGWGANESLRERGFVYTKKVKAAFVHHTGSGNKYACSQAPSLIRSIYRYHVVSSGWRDIGYNFVVDKCGNIYEGRAGGVAKPVMGAHTLGFNDDSMGIAVLGSFGKSKPSGAAVTAIARLTAWKLGLFGANPRGTTYLKSGGGNLYRKGKNVRLNVISGHRDGYATECPGKSLYGKLGSARKEAARYQGR is encoded by the coding sequence ATGCATGGATTCCTTGTTTCCTCGGCCGGCGTCACCTGCGCGGCCGCACTTGCCCTCCCGCTGGCCCTGCCCACCCCTGCGCGGGCCGGACCGGCGGCGGTGACGTCCGAACCGGCCGTCCCCGGCAGCACCCAGTCCCTGCCGCTCGTTCCGCTCGCGGGCCACCGCGCCCTCGGCTCCGCCGCACCCGAACAGGGGCTGACCCGAAGCGACGTACGGCCGTTCTCCCTGGTCGGCGTCGTCTGGGACGACCCGGGCAGAGAACTGCACGGCCGCGTCCAGGTCCGTACGCGGGCGGTCGGGACCGGCCGCTGGTCCGGCTGGCAGGACGTGGACACGCACAACCACGAGCACGCGGCGGACCCGGACACTCCGGAGGCCGCGTCGGGCCGGGTGCGCGGCTCCACGGCGCCGCTGTGGGTGGGCAATTCGAACGGCGTCGAGGTGCGCGTCCTCGCAGACGGGGCGGACGGAGCCGGCCGGGCGACGGCTCCGGGCGACTCCCCGCTCCCCAGGGGACTCCACCTCGAACTCGTCGACCCCGGCGCGGACCCCTCGGACGCGGGCGTACCGGACGACAGCCCGGAAGCGGGAGCGGCGGAGGGCGGCGCGCCCGCGGGACCGGGCCCACGCGCGGACGAGCCGGGCGACGGCGCACTCTCCTCCGCGAGTATCGGCGCACGCTTGCCCGCGGGTGCCGCCGCCCTCTCCACCGCGAGCGCCGCCGTAGCTTCTGCCGCGAGCGCCGCCGCGTCCGCCGCCAACGCCGCTCTCGCACCCCTCGGCGCCACGGAGATACCCGCGCTCTCCGAGCGCGAGACGGCGCGCGAAGTCTTCGCCGTGAGCGGGAGTGAGCAGCAGGCGAAGCCGTACATAGGCCCGCGCCCGCGCATCATCACGCGCAAGGGCTGGGGCGCGAACGAGAGCCTGCGCGAACGCGGCTTCGTCTACACCAAGAAGGTCAAGGCGGCCTTCGTGCACCACACGGGATCGGGCAACAAGTACGCCTGTTCGCAAGCCCCTTCGCTCATCCGCAGTATCTACCGCTACCACGTGGTGAGCAGCGGGTGGCGCGACATCGGCTACAACTTCGTCGTCGACAAGTGCGGAAACATCTACGAAGGGCGCGCCGGGGGCGTGGCGAAGCCCGTCATGGGCGCCCACACTCTCGGTTTCAACGACGACAGCATGGGGATCGCCGTCCTCGGCAGCTTCGGCAAGTCGAAGCCGTCAGGCGCCGCGGTCACCGCCATCGCGCGGCTCACGGCATGGAAGCTCGGCCTCTTCGGAGCCAATCCGCGTGGCACGACATACCTGAAGTCGGGTGGTGGCAACCTCTACCGAAAAGGAAAGAACGTGCGACTGAACGTGATCTCCGGCCATCGGGACGGGTACGCCACGGAGTGCCCAGGGAAATCCCTGTACGGCAAACTCGGCTCGGCCCGCAAGGAGGCGGCCCGCTACCAGGGCCGGTGA
- a CDS encoding nucleotidyltransferase family protein, translating to MTEAILLVGGRGTRLRPLTVHTPKPMVPAAGVPFLTHQLARARAAGIEHIVLATSYLAEVFEPYFGDGSSLGLHLEYVTEEEPLGTGGAIRNVASRLHSGPDEPVLIFNGDILTGLDIPALVRTHETTGADVSLHLTPVEDPRAYGLVPTDATGRVTAFLEKPQTPEEIVTDQINAGAYVFRRAVIDTIPEGRPVSVERETFPELLATGAHLQGMVDSTYWLDLGTPQAFVRGSADLVLGRAPSPAVPGRCGDRLILPTASVAPDAKLTGGTVVGEGAHVGEGARISGSTILAGAVIEPGAVITDSLIGARARIGERTILTGAVIGDGATIGPDNELREGVRVWCDARIPGAALRFSSDE from the coding sequence GTGACAGAAGCGATCCTCCTGGTCGGCGGCAGAGGCACCCGGCTGCGCCCCCTCACGGTGCACACCCCCAAGCCGATGGTTCCGGCGGCCGGGGTCCCGTTCCTCACACACCAGCTGGCGCGGGCGAGAGCGGCGGGCATCGAGCACATCGTCCTGGCGACCTCCTACCTGGCCGAGGTCTTCGAGCCGTACTTCGGCGACGGCTCCTCACTGGGCCTCCACCTCGAGTACGTCACCGAGGAAGAACCCCTCGGCACGGGCGGCGCCATCCGCAACGTGGCGTCCCGGCTCCACTCGGGCCCCGACGAACCGGTACTGATCTTCAACGGCGACATCCTCACGGGCCTGGACATCCCGGCGCTGGTCCGCACCCACGAGACGACCGGCGCGGACGTCTCCCTCCATCTCACCCCTGTCGAGGACCCGCGCGCGTACGGTCTGGTCCCCACGGACGCCACCGGACGCGTCACGGCCTTCCTGGAGAAGCCCCAGACTCCCGAGGAGATCGTCACCGACCAGATCAACGCGGGGGCGTACGTCTTCCGCCGCGCGGTCATCGACACGATCCCCGAGGGCCGCCCGGTCTCGGTGGAACGCGAGACCTTCCCCGAACTGCTGGCCACGGGAGCCCACCTCCAGGGAATGGTCGACTCCACCTACTGGCTGGACCTGGGCACCCCCCAGGCCTTCGTACGCGGCTCCGCGGACCTCGTCCTCGGCCGCGCCCCCTCCCCGGCCGTCCCCGGCCGCTGCGGCGACCGCCTGATCCTGCCCACGGCCAGCGTCGCCCCCGACGCCAAACTCACCGGCGGCACGGTGGTGGGCGAGGGCGCCCACGTCGGCGAGGGCGCCCGCATCTCGGGCAGCACGATCCTCGCCGGCGCCGTGATCGAACCCGGCGCCGTCATCACCGACTCCCTCATCGGCGCCCGAGCCCGCATCGGCGAACGCACCATCCTCACCGGCGCCGTCATCGGCGACGGAGCCACCATCGGCCCCGACAACGAACTCCGCGAGGGCGTACGGGTGTGGTGCGACGCCAGGATCCCCGGCGCGGCGCTCCGCTTCTCGTCGGACGAGTAG
- a CDS encoding DNA-3-methyladenine glycosylase family protein, which translates to MAGRFAPRPTRTTVRGGHVVVPGGVPRQAAAPRRSRTWTPDGPLDLGLVLGPLRRGPGDPTFRATPDGSVWRACRTPAGPGTLRVALRDGVVQGEAWGPGAEWLLDQLPELLGASDDPGAFEPRHRLVALARHRRPGLRLTRTGLVLESLIPSVLEQKVTVEEAYRAWRLLVRKYGEPAPGPAPERLYVMPAPRTWALIPSWEWHRAGVDNKRASTILQAVRVAARLEEAVSFDPVRAQARLELVSGVGPWTSAEVVQRSHGAADSVTVGDLHLPGIVGYALAGDRDADDSVMLELLAPYAGQRHRAARLILLSGRTPPRRAPRMYRADIGRL; encoded by the coding sequence GTGGCTGGACGTTTCGCTCCTCGGCCGACCCGTACGACTGTGCGCGGCGGGCATGTCGTCGTGCCCGGTGGAGTACCGAGGCAGGCCGCTGCTCCACGGCGCAGTCGTACCTGGACGCCTGACGGGCCGCTCGATCTCGGGCTCGTGCTCGGGCCGCTGCGGCGGGGACCGGGCGATCCGACGTTCCGGGCGACGCCGGACGGATCCGTGTGGCGGGCCTGCCGTACGCCTGCCGGGCCCGGGACGCTGCGGGTCGCGTTGCGGGACGGGGTGGTTCAGGGCGAGGCGTGGGGGCCGGGGGCCGAGTGGCTGCTCGATCAACTTCCCGAGCTGCTGGGGGCATCCGACGATCCCGGCGCCTTCGAACCGCGCCACCGGCTCGTCGCGCTCGCACGGCATCGGCGGCCGGGGTTGCGTCTGACGCGTACCGGGCTCGTACTCGAGTCGCTGATTCCGTCCGTGCTCGAGCAGAAGGTGACCGTCGAGGAGGCTTACCGGGCATGGCGGTTGCTCGTACGGAAGTACGGGGAGCCGGCGCCCGGACCCGCGCCGGAGCGTCTGTACGTCATGCCCGCGCCGCGGACGTGGGCCTTGATCCCCTCGTGGGAGTGGCATCGGGCCGGGGTCGACAACAAGCGGGCCTCGACGATTTTGCAGGCCGTGCGGGTTGCCGCGCGGCTCGAGGAGGCGGTGTCGTTCGATCCCGTGCGGGCTCAGGCCCGGCTGGAGTTGGTGTCCGGCGTGGGGCCCTGGACCTCTGCGGAGGTGGTGCAGCGGAGTCATGGGGCGGCGGACTCCGTGACCGTGGGGGACCTTCATCTGCCCGGGATCGTGGGGTACGCGCTGGCGGGGGACCGGGATGCGGATGACTCCGTCATGCTGGAGTTGCTCGCGCCCTATGCGGGACAGCGGCATCGGGCGGCTCGGCTGATTCTGTTGTCGGGGCGTACGCCGCCGCGGCGCGCTCCGCGTATGTACCGGGCGGACATCGGGCGGCTGTAG
- a CDS encoding coenzyme F420-0:L-glutamate ligase — protein sequence MTGSEGAPGRGDADGRADAPAHGTAGYRVWALEGLPEVRQGDDLAKLVAAVEPGLADGDVLLVTSKIVSKAEGRIVEAVDREAAIDAETVRVVARRGALRIVENRQGLVMAAAGVDASNTPAGTVLLLPEDPDASARAIRSGLRDTLGVDVGVVITDTFGRPWRNGLTDVAIGAAGVRALDDLRGGTDAYGNPLSATVVATADELAAAGDLVKGKASGLPVAVVRGLPHVVGEDDGEGARAMVRSARDDMFRLGTSEAVREAVTQRRTVRAFTDEPVDPGAVRRAVAVAVTAPAPHHTTPWRFVLLESQESRTRLLDAMRDAWIADLRGDGRSEESIAKRVRRGEVLRKAPYLVVPCLVLDGSHTYGDIRRDGAEREMFVVAAGAGVQNFLVALAGERLGSAWVSSTMFCRDVVREVLGLPEGWDPMGAVAVGHAAEEPKARPERDAGAFIEVR from the coding sequence TTGACCGGTTCGGAGGGCGCCCCCGGGCGCGGTGATGCCGACGGGCGCGCCGACGCCCCCGCGCACGGTACGGCGGGCTATCGCGTCTGGGCACTGGAAGGGCTTCCCGAGGTGCGGCAGGGCGACGACCTCGCCAAGCTCGTCGCCGCCGTCGAGCCCGGCCTCGCCGACGGGGACGTCCTGCTCGTCACGTCGAAGATCGTGTCCAAGGCGGAGGGGCGGATCGTCGAGGCCGTCGACCGCGAGGCCGCCATCGACGCCGAGACCGTACGCGTCGTGGCGCGGCGCGGAGCCCTGCGCATCGTCGAAAACCGGCAGGGGCTCGTGATGGCCGCCGCCGGGGTCGACGCCTCCAACACCCCCGCCGGGACCGTGTTGTTGCTGCCCGAGGACCCCGACGCCTCCGCGCGGGCGATCCGCAGCGGCCTGCGGGACACCCTCGGAGTCGACGTCGGCGTCGTGATCACCGACACCTTCGGGCGACCGTGGCGCAACGGGCTCACCGATGTCGCCATCGGCGCCGCGGGCGTACGGGCACTCGACGATCTGCGCGGCGGCACGGACGCGTACGGCAATCCGCTGAGCGCGACCGTCGTCGCCACCGCCGACGAGCTCGCCGCCGCCGGTGACCTGGTCAAGGGCAAGGCCTCCGGGCTGCCCGTCGCCGTCGTGCGCGGGCTGCCGCACGTGGTGGGCGAGGACGACGGTGAGGGGGCGCGGGCGATGGTGCGCAGCGCGCGCGACGACATGTTCCGCCTTGGCACGTCAGAGGCCGTACGGGAGGCGGTGACCCAGCGGCGTACCGTACGGGCCTTCACCGACGAACCGGTCGACCCCGGGGCCGTACGGCGTGCGGTCGCCGTGGCGGTGACCGCTCCGGCGCCGCATCACACCACTCCCTGGCGGTTCGTGCTCCTGGAGTCCCAGGAGTCCCGGACGCGGCTGCTCGACGCCATGCGGGACGCGTGGATCGCGGATCTGCGGGGCGACGGCAGGAGCGAGGAGTCCATCGCCAAGCGGGTGCGCCGGGGTGAGGTGCTGCGCAAGGCGCCGTACCTCGTGGTGCCTTGCCTGGTGCTGGACGGGTCCCATACGTACGGCGACATACGGCGGGACGGGGCCGAGCGCGAGATGTTCGTGGTCGCCGCCGGGGCCGGCGTACAGAACTTCCTGGTCGCGCTGGCCGGGGAGCGGCTCGGGTCCGCCTGGGTGTCGTCGACGATGTTCTGCCGGGATGTCGTACGGGAGGTGCTGGGCCTGCCGGAGGGGTGGGATCCGATGGGGGCCGTGGCCGTGGGGCACGCCGCCGAGGAGCCGAAGGCCCGGCCGGAGCGGGACGCGGGCGCGTTCATCGAGGTGCGCTGA
- the cofD gene encoding 2-phospho-L-lactate transferase, whose product MRIVVLAGGIGGARFLRGLQRAVPDADITVIGNTGDDIHLFGLKVCPDLDTVMYTLGRGINEEQGWGRADETFHLKEELAAYGVGPEWFGLGDRDFATHIVRTQMLSAGYPLSAVTEALCDRWKPGVRLIPMSDDRIETHVAVEIEGERKAIHFQEYWVRLRASVPAEAVVPVGAEQAKPAPGVLEAIAEADVVLFPPSNPVVSVGTILAVPGIREAIADAGVPVVGLSPIVGDTPVRGMADKVLAAVGVESTAAAVAEHYGSGLLDGWLVDTVDAAAVERVEAAGIRCRAVPLIMSDLDATARMAREALTLAEEVRAS is encoded by the coding sequence ATGCGCATTGTGGTTCTGGCAGGCGGTATCGGTGGTGCCCGGTTCCTGCGTGGTCTCCAGCGGGCCGTGCCGGACGCGGACATCACGGTCATCGGCAACACCGGCGACGACATCCACCTCTTCGGGCTGAAGGTCTGCCCGGACCTCGACACGGTGATGTACACGCTCGGCCGCGGCATCAACGAGGAGCAGGGCTGGGGTCGGGCCGACGAGACCTTCCACCTGAAGGAGGAGCTCGCGGCGTACGGGGTCGGACCCGAGTGGTTCGGGCTCGGCGACCGCGACTTCGCCACGCACATCGTGCGGACGCAGATGCTGAGCGCGGGCTATCCGCTCAGCGCCGTCACCGAGGCGCTGTGCGACCGGTGGAAGCCGGGCGTCCGGCTCATCCCCATGTCCGACGACCGAATCGAGACGCATGTCGCCGTCGAGATAGAGGGCGAGCGCAAGGCGATCCACTTCCAGGAGTACTGGGTGCGGCTGCGGGCCTCCGTTCCGGCCGAGGCCGTCGTGCCGGTCGGCGCCGAGCAGGCCAAGCCCGCGCCCGGGGTGCTCGAAGCCATCGCCGAGGCGGACGTCGTCCTCTTCCCGCCGTCCAACCCCGTCGTGTCCGTCGGCACGATCCTCGCCGTGCCCGGCATCCGGGAGGCCATCGCCGACGCGGGCGTGCCCGTGGTCGGCCTCTCCCCCATCGTCGGGGACACGCCTGTGCGCGGCATGGCCGACAAGGTGCTGGCCGCGGTGGGCGTCGAGTCCACGGCCGCGGCGGTCGCCGAGCACTACGGCTCGGGGCTCCTCGACGGCTGGCTCGTCGACACCGTGGACGCGGCCGCCGTGGAGCGTGTGGAGGCGGCCGGGATCCGGTGCCGGGCCGTGCCGCTGATCATGTCCGACCTCGACGCGACGGCGCGGATGGCACGTGAGGCGCTGACGCTGGCCGAGGAGGTACGGGCGTCTTGA
- a CDS encoding cysteine dioxygenase: protein MNSDSDLQIAGDILEVPHLLQPPREHPATVAEFAGLARSIAADRSQWEHLLQYDATSRWYHRLRTGPGYEVWLLSWVPGQGSGLHDHGRSSGVLTVLDGALTEHTARGTRALSVGSQRVFAPGYVHEVVNDSLEPAVSLHVYYPGLTEMPMHAARCAVAEVA from the coding sequence ATGAACAGCGACAGCGACCTCCAGATCGCCGGCGACATCCTCGAAGTACCGCACCTGCTCCAGCCGCCGCGCGAGCACCCCGCCACCGTGGCCGAGTTCGCCGGCCTCGCCCGCTCCATCGCGGCCGACCGATCCCAGTGGGAGCACCTCCTCCAGTACGACGCGACCTCGCGCTGGTACCACCGGCTGCGCACCGGACCCGGCTATGAGGTGTGGCTCCTGTCCTGGGTCCCCGGTCAGGGCAGCGGGCTGCACGACCACGGCCGCTCCTCCGGCGTCCTGACCGTCCTGGACGGCGCCCTGACGGAGCACACGGCGCGCGGCACGCGCGCTTTGAGCGTCGGTTCGCAGCGGGTGTTCGCGCCCGGCTACGTCCACGAGGTCGTCAACGACTCGCTCGAACCCGCCGTGAGTCTGCACGTCTATTACCCGGGGCTCACCGAGATGCCGATGCACGCGGCGCGTTGCGCGGTGGCCGAGGTCGCGTGA
- a CDS encoding WhiB family transcriptional regulator: protein MTELVQQLLVDDADEELGWQERALCAQTDPESFFPEKGGSTREAKKVCLACEVRSECLEYALANDERFGIWGGLSERERRRLKKAAV, encoded by the coding sequence ATGACCGAGCTGGTGCAGCAACTGCTGGTCGACGACGCGGATGAGGAACTCGGCTGGCAGGAGCGCGCGCTGTGCGCCCAGACCGACCCCGAGTCCTTCTTCCCCGAGAAGGGCGGCTCCACCCGCGAGGCCAAGAAGGTCTGCCTCGCCTGTGAGGTCCGCTCTGAGTGCCTCGAATACGCGCTCGCCAACGACGAGCGGTTCGGCATCTGGGGCGGCCTGTCCGAGCGCGAACGCCGGCGCCTCAAGAAGGCCGCCGTCTGA